A section of the Humulus lupulus chromosome 2, drHumLupu1.1, whole genome shotgun sequence genome encodes:
- the LOC133816103 gene encoding uncharacterized protein LOC133816103, translating into MLCNTPWSLVDFVLFPINMTVVGCNHWILGEFNVKERFFKVYNSMRNRVMDKKVLKVVEAYSTLLPLFLSLNNFYESREDIDLNAQAFKGIDMCHPLDIVFDDEVPQQSNNDCGIFIIKFAESLMHGLIENIPNPLNVSFQRNKIAVELYVHAKRKKDEGYLSDGEFRGRMSKKMLNINAMEV; encoded by the exons ATGCTTTGTAACACCCCTTGGTCGCTAGTAGATTTCGTTTTATTCCCTATTAATATGACTGTTGTTGGCTGTAATCATTGGATTCTTGGGGAGTTCAACGTGAAGGAGAGATTTTTTAAAGTCTACAACTCAATGAGGAATAGAGTTATGGATAAGAAAGTGTTGAAAGTTGTTGAAGCATATTCTACTTTGTTGCCCTTGTTTCtttctttaaataatttttatgagtCAAGGGAAGATATTGATCTAAATGCACAAGCATTCAAGGGCATTGATATGTGTCACCCGTTGGACATTGTGTTTGATGATGAGGTTCCACAACAGAGTAACAA cgaTTGTGGGATTTTTATCATAAAGTTTGCTGAATCTCTTATGCATGGACTTATTGAAAATATCCCCAATCCTCTGAATGTTAGTTTCCAGAGAAACAAAATTGCAGTCGAGCTATATGTCCATGCTAAAAGAAAGAAAGATGAAGGCTATCTTTCTGATGGGGAGTTCAGAGGAAGAATGAGCAAGAAGATGTTGAATATTAATGCAATGGAAGTATGA
- the LOC133814396 gene encoding uncharacterized protein LOC133814396: MAMGQSILGWKHCIPVIVVDGTFLKAAFGCTLLTASTQDANRHIFPLAFAITDSENNDSWEWFFRKIKECYGEREELCIVSDRHESIENAIKNVFPNVTHGVCSYHLFCNIKTKFRTDAEATSIAFHAAAKAYNMEDFEKYMKDLDSLHEGIRPFLANEVKYEKWARIHSKSRRYATMTSNIAESINAALKEMRELPVTTLLECLRNLIKKWSYNNKKEAEATFTELPKKQEEYLRKNFVKSLRMTVEPASTLNYSVHNGLTTNIVDIAKKTCSCNKFDLDELPCEHAMAVIRNMNLQYKKYCSYYFTKQAMLNTYNASIHPLGDPKTWRVPPNVEEIEVLPPKGNIKSGRPRKKRFVSAREGSYQLKCGSTGIGPLLITITCDKEL, encoded by the exons atgGCTATGGGACAATCAATTCTAGGTTGGAAACATTGCATTCCAGtaattgttgttgatggaacaTTCCTAAAAGCTGCATTTGGCTGTACACTTCTCACAGCTTCAACACAAGATGCAAATAGACACATCTTCCCATTGGCTTTTGCTATAACAGATTCGGAAAACAATGATTCATGGGAGTGGTTcttcagaaaaataaaagaatgttATGGAGAAAGAGAAGAGTTGTGTATAGTTTCAGATAGACATGAAAGCATAGAGAATGCTATAAAAAATGTCTTTCCAAATGTAACTCATGGAGTGTGCTCCTACCATCTTTTCTGCAACATAAAGACCAAGTTTAGAACAGATGCAGAGGCAACCAGTATTGCATTTCATGCTGCTGCAAAAGCTTATAACATGGAAGATTTTGAAAAATACATGAAGGACTTGGACAGTTTACATGAAGGAATCCGTCCTTTTCTGGCCAATGAGGTTAAATATGAAAAGTGGGCAAGAATCCACTCCAAAAGTCGTAGATATGCAACTATGACTTCAAACATAGCTGAATCCATTAATGCAGCACTAAAAGAAATGAGAGAGCTTCCAGTAACAACATTACTCGAGTGCCTTAGAAACCTGATTAAAAAATGGAGctacaacaacaaaaaagaagcAGAAGCAACGTTTACAGAATTGCCAAAGAAACAAGAGGAATACTTAAGAAAGAACTTTGTCAAGTCATTAAGAATGACT GTAGAACCAGCTAGCACACTCAATTACAGTGTACACAATGGTTTAACAACAAACATTGTTGACATTGCAAAGAAAACTTGCTCTTGTAACAAGTTTGATTTGGATGAATTACCTTGTGAACATGCCATGGCAGTCATTAGAAATATGAACCTTCAGTATAAAAAATATTGCTCATATTATTTCACAAAACAAGCCATGTTGAACACCTATAATGCATCAATACATCCATTGGGAGATCCAAAAACATGGAGAGTTCCACCTAATGTTGAGGAAATAGAAGTACTACCTCCAAAGGGAAACATAAAAAGTGGAAGGCCAAGGAAAAAAAGGTTTGTTTCAGCAAGAGAAGGGTCTTATCAGCTTAAATGTGGAAG TACAGGGATTGGACCATTACTTATCACTATTACTTGTGATAAAGAATTATGA